GTACCTCGGCAACTGCGATCTAGATTTTCCACCACGTACTAGTAGTCTGGCGTTACAGGTAAGCAACTGACGCCCCTGGCGGCGTCATACATATCATCCACATACCAAGCGCCCGGAGTCTCTAATTACGTATTCAAGACCGACCTTTTGGTCTGCTCAGTCAACGCGTCACCCTCTGCAGAAGCTGTCAAGAACGGTACTTTCGGGCGCCTTAGCCGTGACAATGTTATCGAGCGTTGGTGTCGTCGTCGTTCAGGCATCACCAGAAACCTTGGGGGAAATTCAAACCTCACAAATAGACCAACAAAATCTAAATGGGTCTAGTCCAGACAACATGGGTTCGCCGGAAGTTAAAATTGATAATGGCGAGTCAAACCCGGTCAGAAATGACGTGGAATCAGGCACATATCCTGTAACGGCACCACCCATCATAAATTCACAAGAATCGGCCAAGCCAACGTCAGTTACCCCGAGCTTTAAACCTGGCGCAGACCCAGGAGCTCGCATGGGCCAAGGACTTGCTTCAGACCAACGTTCAGTACTCGAATCTGTCTCACCAGATACTGTGCACCCAGCTATGCCCTTTTCCAGCGCTATTCCCTCAGGAACACAAGGCATGGACGTCAGCGGGTGGCAAGCAGATCCGGATACTTACTCAGTCAGTCAAGTTAACTGGGCCCAGCATTGGCAGATGGGTGCCCGCTTTGTCTACACCAAGGCCACCGAAGGTGACTACTTTGTTGATGCCTCCAGGACTTCGCATCTCAAAGGCGCAAAAGCCGTTGGAATGCTGACTGGCGGCTACCACTTTGCCCTCCCCAACCAATCCTCTGCTATTCAACAGGCCGACTTCTTCGTCCAGAATGGTGGAGGGTGGACTTCAAACGGATCGACACTGCCCCCACTGCTCGACATCGAGAACAATCAATATTCATGGCTGGGGAATAGCTGCTACAACATGACCCAATCTGCCATGGTCTCGTGGATCAAGAGCTTTTCGTCCCGGGTGAAGGCACTTACCGGGCGGCTTCCAATGATCTACACCAATTATTATTGGTGGCAAGAGTGCACCGGGAACTCCAAAGAGTTCGCAAACCAAAACCTTCACATAGCCGCTTACGGAGCATCGAGTCCGTGGATACCGGGCGGGTGGAAAGACTATGACTTTTGGCAATTCAGCGATTCGGGCCCCTTTTCGGGTGACTCAAATGTCTTTAATGGCACCCTTAACGAACTGAAATTATTTGCGAAGAGTTCAACTTCATCAGTCGAAACACCGTCAATCCAGTCCACGGCAGATGTCGTAGCAGCGGACGATTCAGGAACTCTTTGGAACTATCCGGCGACAGATTCCGGATCCCTAGGCCTACGGCAAAAAATCGGTTCAGGCTGGATCGGGCTACGTTCAATCCACGTCATCGACTGGAACGCTGATGGCGTGCTCGATATCGTAGGGCAATGGTTCTCAGGAACCCTCAGAGTCTATAAGGGGCTGCCCACCGGTGGCTTTGCCTCACCGAATACATTAGCTGGAGAGGGATGGGGCAGTCACCAAATCGCGATTGGCCTATGGCTGAACTCCAGCAACTATCCGCAGATAGTCTCGAAGTCTGAAACAGGTGTGTTGCAACAATGGCCAAACACGTCTGGGAATTTCTTGGGGTCCCCGAAGCAGATCGGTCAGGGTTGGGGAAAACTTGACGTTAAGATGATTGATTTTGATGGCGACGGCAAACAAGACCTCCTGGCTCAGGATGCGTCAGGGAGCATGATTGTCTATCGGTCGAACGGTAATGGAGCTTTCGTCTACGAGGCTCGAAAAAATGTAGCTACCGGATGGAGCAAATACACCAGCCTTTCGACAGCAAAAGGCTTCACAAGCTCAACTGCCCGCGGCCTGATTAGACGCTCGGCTACCGGGGTGCTCGACTACATTGACGTTGCAGAAACGGGCAAATTCGGCGCGAGTAAAGTGATTGGAAGCGGTTGGAACTCATATCTTATTGCTGGCGCTGAACACATCAATCTTGTCCGGCCTCCACTTCAACCAGCAGTACCACAGATCACTGGTGGTAGTGGAAAAGCCATGGCAACCGTTCCCAAGAGTAACTCAGGCGATGCGGCTACATCATTGACAATTATCGCAAAACCCTCGAATGGCCGATGCACTGTTGCCGCAGGGTCTGGGTCATGCACTATTAGTGGTCTAACAAACGGTACGGCCTATACTTTCCAGGCAACTGCACATAACGCCGCTGGATCCTCCCCTAGTTCTGGCTGGAGTCAGGAAGTAATTCCGACCCATCCCGTTGAACGCCTGTCAGGGTCTGACAGGTATGAAACCGCAGCAGCCGTTTCCCGTGATACTTACGCACCCGGGGTCAAAGTCGTCTACATCGCCAACGGCACAACCTTCCCCGATGCACTCGCCGGCGCAGCCGCAGCAGGCACACAAAACAGCCCCGTACTCCTGACAAAGGCAAATGCCTTGCCAACAGCGACCATCAATGAACTCAAACGCCTCAAACCCCAAAAGATCGTGGTGCTCGGCAGTAACGGCGTCATCAACATCCCCGTGGAAGCAAGCTTGAAAACCTACTCCCCGAGCGTTATCCGCTTATCAGGACTGGACCGCTATGAAACCACAGCAGCCGTTTCCCGTGATACTTACGCACCCGGGGTCAAAGTCGCCTACATCGCCAACGGCACAACCTTCCCGGATGCACTCGCCGGCGCAGCCGCAGCAGGCACACAAAACAGCCCCGTACTCCTGACAAAGGCAAATGCCTTGCCAACAGCGACCATCAATGAACTCCAACGCCTCAAACCCCAAAAGATCGTGGTGCTCGGCAGTAACGGCGTCATCAACATCCCCGTGGAAGCAAGCTTGAAAACCTACTCCCCGAGCGTTATCCGCTTATCAGGACTGGACCGCTATGAAACCACAGCAGCCGTTTCCCGTGATACTTACGCACCCGGGGTCAAAGTCGCCTACATCGCCAACGGCACAACCTTCCCGGATGCACTCGCCGGCGCAGCCGCAGCAGGCACACAAAACAGCCCCGTACTCCTGACAAAGGCAAATGCCTTGCCAACAGCGACCATCAATGAACTCAAACGCCTCAAACCCCAAAAGATCGTGGTGCTCGGCAGTAACGGCGTCATAACCCAGGACATGAATAAGAGGCTCGCGCAATACCCCTGGTAGCCGGCCAGTCAGGCGAGTTTAGACTGCTCCCGCACTCGCGGCAAGGCGCCGTTGACTCATAGAAAACCTCTGCGTAGCCATATACGTTGCCTCATTTGATTTCCTCCGCTTCGGAGTGGTGTCAAATCTGGGTTTTCGGTATCGGGTACGCCAGTTTCTATGGAGCTGACAATGATTCAACGACAGGCAGTGGTGAAGAAGCGGGCACTGACCTACAAGAAGTCGCCGAGGGCTGTGAAGACACGGATTCTGGATGAACTGGTCGAGCTGCCGTTCGGAACCGGGACTATGCACGGGCGGCATTGCTACACGCATTAAACCCTCCACCGCCCTGCGCCAACACTTTCCCAAGGGAAGCGACCTCAACGCCTACGGACCCGAAGACCTCGAACACGTCGCACAAGAACTTAACGCCCTCCCACGAAAGACACTCAACTGGAATACTCCAGCCGAGCAACTTCGCGATCTACTAATACCCCGCTAACCGCGGGTGTTGCAACGACCCCTAGAATTCAAGTCAGTGGGCAGTTACGTGGCCGCCTATGGGCAGTTTTTCATGGCCGCTAACACCCAATTCTTACTCTTTAAGGGGCTGCTAAAAAGGTAACGGGGTGGCTCCCACCCCGGCAGGCACTGGCCCCCAACGGCAATATCAATGGTCCCCAATGGCAATAATGGGTGGTCCCCAATGCGCCAAATACTCACGATGCGGTGCTTTGTTTTATGGAGATCGACTTGGTCGCCCACGAGGGCGGAAATTTGTCCAGCGAGTCCTGCTTTCCCCTGACAGTGACTGACGTTTCCACAGGCTGGACAGTCAATCGGTCGGTGCAGAACAGGGCTGCCAAATGGGTCTTCGAGGCCCTGCAATACGTGATGGTCGTATTTACGTTCCCGATCAAAGGAATTGACTCGGACAATGGAAGCGGGTTCATCCATCAGCACTTGTTCAACTACTGCAAGGACCACAAGATCACGTTCACCAGGTCTCGGCCCTACAACAAAAATGACGGGGCTCATGTGGAGCAAAAGAACTGGGTTAGAGTTGGTTAACTCGTCCGCTACCTTCGCTATGACACTCCGGCGGAGCTGGCCAAACTCGACGAAATTTGGGAACTTGACCGGCTCTTCACGAGCTACCTCCTACCCCAGCAAAAAATTAGTTTCGAAGCAGCGCTACGGGGGGTGTCCCTATGTTTTTCGTCAAGGGGTTTGATGGTTTTTCTTCAAAAATATTGTTGAACTATTTTTGGGCAGGGAGTAGTGGCTGCAGGGGCGTGTCTGGCAGCTGCTTTCTTTGAGTGGTTATGTAGTTTTGGTGGTCGGGGCGTCGTAGAGGGCACCGTCGCGGAGCATCGCGAAGAGCACGTCGCAGCGGCGCCGGGCGAGGGCGATTAGGGCTTGGTTGTGTCGTTTGACCTCGGCTCGTTTCCCTTCGTAGTAGGCCCGGGAGAGTGGGTCTTTCAGGGCTGCGAACGCGGAGAGGAAGAACGCCCGCTTCAGGGACTTGTTGCCCTTCTTGGAGGGGTGGTCGCTGCGGATCGAGGTGCCCGATCGCCACGTTACCGGGGCCAGTCCGGCGTAGGAGGCGAGGTGGCCGGCAGTCTTGAATTCCTTGCCAGCAACCTCGGTGATGATGCGTGCTTCCGTCCTGACCCCGACTACCGGCATGGAGGACTGGACGCTGGTGTTGAGGGTGGGCCTCCACGAGCGCTTCAACTTGGGTCAGGAGCTCATCGCGGGCGGTGCGCAGTTGCTTGAGCATTGCGGCGAGTTGGGGCAGAACAATGCCTGCGGCACCGGTTCCGGCGACGACGACGGTCTGCTCGCCCAGAGCGGCAAACACATCGGCAGCCCACCCCTTCCCTGCACGTGGCGCGTACTTCGATAGCAGTGTTGCCACGCGGATTTGCCCTGCCTTGCGAAGCTTGTCCGGGGATGGGTATTTGATCAGTAACTCGGCCATGGCAGGGTGATTCAGGTGCGTGCCGATGACGCGTTCTAGGGCTGGGTGAACTTGAGTGAGTAGACCCCGGATCCGGTTCGAGGTCGCGGTGGCCTGCTTAGCCAGATCGTCATCAAAACCGCACAGCATGGAGAGTTCAGCGGCTTGTTCATCGGCGAGGACGACCGAACGCAGCGTGTGCGGCAGAGACCGTGCTGCTTCGGCAATGATCGCAGCGTCTCTGGCGTCGGTCTTGGCCTCTCCCGGGTGCAGATCGGCAATGCGGCGCATCGCCAGACCGGGCAGATAGCCGACCATGACGCCCTCGGCCTGGGCCACAGCAACCGGCAGAGCACCAATGGTCGATGGCTGATCCACGACCAGCAGCACGGTGCCTTTGCCAGCCACAGCCTGGATGATGGCACGGAGTTTAGCCTCGTCTTGGGGTAGGGCCCGGTCGAGAACTTTCTTGCCGTTGCGGTCGATGGCGACCGCGTGATGATTGCTCTTGCCAACGTCAACACCAATGAAGATATCGACCTGGTCATGGTTCTTGATCAACGTAAACCTCCCAGAAATAGTCCTGTGAACTTGTGTTGGCTTGTCCTGCGGCGGCAAGGCTCGGCATCCACGTTACGGCTGACCTACACGCTGATTCCTTGTGCTGGTCCGGTCCCCATTAGCGATCCCCTGGCGCCTATCGAATCCCGGTGACAACACCCCCCGGATCATCAATGACTGGGGGCAAAAACCATACCGGGACCGACAGGCCAACAACCCCAATTCTTACTCTTTAAGGGGCTACTAAAAAGGTAACGGGGGCAAAGTCATCAAACACTACGACATCCCGGCCACCCCACACCAGCGGGTCATCAGAGACACGACGGTCCGCAAGCGGCCAATCATCTCCACGAACGCCGACTTCAAACGTATCGAACCAGCGCAACTCCAACGAGACATCCTCCACCTCACCGGGCGAGCTAGAAAAACTCGTCCTAGCCAAGAAGCCTGCGCCAGCGAAATCACCTGTCAATACCAAATGTAATACGACTCCCTAGCGGAGGTTTCTAAATAAGGCAACGACTCAGCTGCCCGGCGGTATAGCTATGAGGCAACAGGGGCACAATGCACCTTTCATGGCTCAACGAAGGTTGAGAGCCTTGGCCAGTGGATACTCCAAGGTCCGCGCGAAAGTGGCGGTCAGGTGGTTGTCTCTGAATACCAATACGTTACCGATGACAGGGGGGCATACGCCATTCCTACAAATGTAAGTATTCAGATCGATAATCTGGACCCCTTCAATTTTCTGTGCTGCTCTGACCAAGGGGTCATTTACGGGTTTCAGTGCGGTGGAACATTTTGCTGAGCCACTCCCATTTTTATCGACGCAATCGGGGATGGAAGTTTCTGGATATGGTGTGTCTGCAATGACACTTACTTGTATGCCTGCGTCCATCAGCGGTGAGAGCATCTGGATGTATCCGTCTGTAAGGCTTTCATTACTTGACCAGCCCCATTGCAATGCCTTTTTATAACCGTACGGGGTCATCCCGGCGACGACCACACGCTCAGGCTTAAGCTTGAGGATCTTCTTCAGTGAAACTTTATTCTGACTCGAGCAGTTGCTGTACGTAGTTGTGGCGCTTGCTGGAGGAGATGCGGAGAATGGGCATCCGTTCCGCACCATTGCACGAACCTGCCAGCCGTTCTTGGCTGCCGCTGCTGCCAGCGGGTCAGCGTATTGGGATGCATGGGAGTCCCCAATCAGTACAATCTTTTTGGACCCTGAGGGGTTTCCATAGCGACACTGGGAATCTGCAATCTTAGTGGGGTCATAGACTGCGCAACCGTTCTTGTTCGTTAATGGAACATCTTTGATTGCGATGGCTGGATCCGGGATGATCGGCATGTCTGCCGGTACCGCAGCTGGCCTCGTCGAGTCAAAGGCCATAGCTCCAGGATAGGCAGGCAATGCCATCTGTGATTGTGCGAAGCCTTGCAGGGCTTTGACTTGCACAGTTACCCAAGGGCCTGCTGCGGCGATTAGGCTCATGACCACCAGGCTGACGCCTAAGGTATAGGCCGTTCCATTGCATACTCGCGGCCTGAACCGGCGGCCCCCACGTTGGACCGCTTGTTTCCCAAACCGGAAGCGTTGTTCCACCTGATGGAAGGATAACGATGCCAGAAGGAGGCTGAGCACCAGGATGCCAGCCCCGCCGAGCACACCGGGTACATGCCCCTTGATTAGAATGTAGAAAACAATGACGGGCCAATGCCACAGATACAGAGAGTAGGAGATGTCGCCGATATATGTCATTGGTCGCAGGCTCAGCACATTCGAGAAGCCCAACGGGTTTAGAACAGAACCATCCTTTACTGGCACCCCTGCAACGATGATCAAAATCGTTCCCACCACGGGCGCTAGGGCAACGAAGCCTGGAAAGGCCATTGATGTCTGAAAGTACATGGCGCTGGCCAGAACAGTGGCCAAACCCAACCATCCTGCAGCCAGCTGTGACAGAGGTGTGAGACGCATGGAGCCAATAACCAAAGCGGTGATGCCGCCCAAGGCTAATTCCCATATGCGAGTGCTTGTGGCAAAGTAGGCGATGTCGTGGCTCTGCGTCGAGAAGATGGCCGAGTGCACAAATGAGGCAGCCGCCAAGACAACCAGAAACCCGAGGGAAGCTTTTTTAGCATCTAATTTCAGGCCTCGTCCACACAATACCGCCAAGAGCAGCAGTAACGGGACTACTAAATAGAACTGTTCCTCCACAGCGAGCGACCAAAAGTGCTGAACAGGCGAGACCAGGGCCCCTGCAGACTCATAACTGGCGGACCCGAAAGCCTGGTTCCAGTTTTGGACCTGCAGTGCAGAGGCGGCTACATCACGGGCCACATCTTGCCATCTGCTTTGGGGCAGAACTATCACTGTGGCTAGGACGACAGTCAGCAGCACAACTGTACTGGCAGGGAGAAGCCTTCGAATCCGCCGGGCATAAAATGTCGGGAGGTCCACGGTCCCGGTCTTCGTCAGGTTCCGGATAAGCGAGCCCACAATAAGATAGCCAGAGACGACGAGGAATATGTCGACGCCAACAAATCCTCCCGATAACCTACCGGGGAAAAGGTGATAAATGATGACAAGGCCCACTGCAAGTGTGCGTAGCCCCTGTAGGTCAAGGCGCAGTTCTTGCGACGTGGATGGAGCCGGCCGGCTCACTGCCCGCGCATTTTCGCAACAGCTTCATGGATGGGGCCGTCAAAACGTACTTCACCATGATCCAGAAGCACCCCCCTGTCACAGATCCGCGAGACAAGATCCAGGTCATGGCTGACCACAACAAGAGTCTTGCCATCTGACGCCAGCTCCTGAATCTTGGCGATGCACTTCTTCTGGAAAGGCTCATCCCCCACAGCAAGGATTTCATCCACGAGGAAGACCTCCGGGTCGGTATGCACCGCAACTGAAAATGCCAACCGCAGGTACATGCCGGAAGAATAGAACTTTACTTCGGTATCAATGAACTGGCCGATCTCCGCAAAATCAACAATCGATTGGAACCGCTCATTGATTTGCTCCTCAGTCATGCCCAAAATAGCGCCGTTGAGGTAGACATTGTCGCGTCCAGAGAGATCGTGGTGGAAGCCAGCTCCCACCTCGATCAGGCCAGCGACCCGTCCGCGGGTGCGCACGGTGCCACTATCCGGAATCATGACCCCAGATATGTGCTTGAGTAAAGTGGACTTCCCGGATCCATTAAATCCAAGCAAGGCAACAGTCTCGCCCTGCTTCACTTCCAGGTCCACGCCTTTCAGCGCATGAAACTTCTCAGAGAGCTCACTCTTGCGGCCTTTGATCAACCAAACAAAAACTTCTTTGATTGATCGTGACCGACGCAGCACAAACTGCTTGTCAATGTTTTTTACTTCAATGGCGATAGTCATTCTAAAGCTCCTGCGCGAAGCGGCCTTCAAGCCTACGGAAAGTCAGCTGACCCCAGACCAGGACGGCTGCCGAGATCAGTAAAGCCACCGGGATCCAGAAAGACAACAGGTTGGGTGGAATACCCGCACTTTCGTCCGTGGTCGGGAGCCAGAAAGCGTAGTGGAAAGTCTCGACTGCTACGGTGATGGGATTCAACTGATACACGAAGAACCACGCTTGACCTATTTTGTCCTGCACCATCGTCCATGCGTACATGACTGGCGATGCCCACGTGGCAATCATCAGTAACATATCGACAAAGTTTTCCGAGTCCCTGAAATACACGTTGGCCGCACCAAATAGAAGTCCCAAGCCAGTAGCTAGCAACGCCACTATGATAAACCCGGCCACGGCTGCTGCAAGTTGCAGGACTGACGGGTGCCATCCGCTAAACAGACACGCTGTGATCAAGATAATTATTTGCGGAAAGAAGTGGACAGCTGAAACCCACACTGAAGCCACAGGAAAAAGTTGGCGTGGCAGGTAGATTTTTTTGATCAGACCACCATTGCCAACTATCGATCTTGAAGCATTGCCTAGGGCCTCAGTGAAGAAGTTAATCAGAACAATGCCTGAAAACAAATAGATCGCATAGTTCGGAAGTCCGGACTTATTTGTAGGACTTTGTTCCAAACCCAGAAAAACACCAAGCGCGATGTAGAACACCACAAACTGAACACCAGGCTTAACGTAGGACCACAGCAGGCCTAATGCAGAGCCACGGTAGCGAACCTTCAGTTCTTTGCGCACCAAGAGTTTTAGCAGGAACCGGGCCCGCACCACGTCTGTCAGTCCCCCACTCACACCCGGGCGAACCAGCTCACCGTTAGTTTGCGTCATAGGTGACTAGTTCTCGTTCTTTTTACTGTGCGCGGCAAAAGTCTTTTCCCATGCTGCAATTGAGGTGGCTTCGGTCAGTGCAGCCTTGTAACGAGCGCTGAGTTTCTGCCAATCTCTAAGCAGAGCAGCGTGGAGCTTGGCGCTCTCGGCCATCATCTTCCGTAATTGCCTCGGATCACGCTTGTACCAAGATGCTCCTGTGCCTTCAGCATTGGACACAACAGCCGAGTCAAACTGCGACATGCGCCACCAACGATTGTCCTGGTGTGCCACATTTGCTTGGGGCCTGTTTTTGCTGGAATCAGAAACTGGCAACGAGAGCTGCCGGACAACGGTCTTAGCAGCCCATGGCAAAAGACCCACATAAGAGGGAGGAGTGACCCCGTGACCGTGCTTGGGAGGCTTGTCCATCTTCGGCGCAGGATATGAATCTGGATCCGATGAGAACTGCGAGTCCGAATGTCCGCTCATCATGGCACGGATTTCAGGCAACTTCCCGGGCAACATGCTGTGCAACTGGTCTGGACCGGCCAAGAGGTCGCGCAGAGCCATAATACGTCCTTGTGCCGTTGCGTATTGCATGGACACCAAATGTTTGACGTCGAAAGCATACGACTGCCTAACCACCTTGCCACCGAATTCATAGGGGCTATGTATCAGAGCAGCGATAAAACGGTTGCGCGCGTGGAAGTAGGCCTGCCAGCCCACCAAGTCATCCTTATCGATCCAAGATACATGCCATACCGCGGATCCTGGCATTGAAACTGTCGGGAAGCCGGCGGCTTTGGCCCGCAATCCATATTCAACATCGTCCCACTTGATGAAAACCGGGAGCGACAGTCCAATTTCGCGGATAACTGCAGTGGGTATCAGGCACATCCACCAACCGTTGTAATCCACGTCGACTCGTCGGTGCATCCAGCCTGTGTGGCGCAAGTTCGAGCCTACAAAATCATGTCCCAGTGTCATGTCACCACTGGGCAAGTCAGGCTGGAAAGAATACGGATTGACGACCTCACCAAAGGTGTGAAGCACAGTGCGGTTATACAGGTCAAACATGTGCCCACCAACAATGGTTGGCGTCTTACACAGATCCGCGAACGTTAGCAGGCGGATGATGCTTTCGGGTTCAATCACAACGTCATCGTCCATGAGCAGCGCGTAGTCGCTGTCATTCTCCACAGCCTCATACATGCCGCGAGCAAAACCGCCTGAACCGCCGAGGTTGTCTTGGTCAATAATGCGTAGTTTTCCCGACAGTGCTTCTGCAACTTCTGCGAAGCCCGCCGCCAGAGCCACTTTCTCTGTTCCTTGATCAACAATGATCAGTTCTTTGACGTGTTCTAGTGCCTGAGGGTTTTCGGAAAGCAAGCGCAGGTTGTCGATGCAAAATTCAGTCTTATTTAGGGTCGTGATTTCTAGCGTGATGCTACCTGGCTTCTTGGCTTCGCCTTCGGACTTCCATTCAGCCTCCTTGAGGATAAGCGGCGTAGAACCGGCAACGAGGTCAAACCAGTACCAGCCTCCATCACCAAAGGGCTTCAAAGTCAGATCGAAATTCGTGACCTCGTTGTTTTCCACACGGACGGAATCCACTCGTTGTAACGCGCCACGGGCATTCGATTTGTAGACAATGATCGCCCCAACACCTCTTGTCGACACTGTCAGGCGTACATTTTCCACGGTCGTCCAACGTCGCCAGTAGCTGGCAGGAAAGGCATTGAAATACGTTCCAAAAGAAACGCGTTCGCCAGAACGAACGGATGTCGAATATCGAGACAGGAAGTCCTCTACATGGACTTCTTTGCCAGGTGAGCTAACAGTTTGAGACTTCTTTGCGTCTCGCATGTTGTTGTTGTCGCCGACAGTGGGCAATTGCACACCCATTGCGGTGCCTGTGTCCATATACAACGGAGCCGTGTCCATCTGGCTCTGCTCCGGCAGAATGACGCGCTGAAGTGTGCGCCACTGCTGAGTCTCTGGTGTCGGCGTCGTTTCTTCCATCGTTTCAGTTACGCTCACGCGTCAACTCCTCCGCTTTGCAGCTTCGCACCACCGGTGAAGTGTGGCTTGATCTTGTTGTCATACATGTTCAGG
This genomic window from Arthrobacter sp. TMP15 contains:
- a CDS encoding cell wall-binding repeat-containing protein; the protein is MGQGLASDQRSVLESVSPDTVHPAMPFSSAIPSGTQGMDVSGWQADPDTYSVSQVNWAQHWQMGARFVYTKATEGDYFVDASRTSHLKGAKAVGMLTGGYHFALPNQSSAIQQADFFVQNGGGWTSNGSTLPPLLDIENNQYSWLGNSCYNMTQSAMVSWIKSFSSRVKALTGRLPMIYTNYYWWQECTGNSKEFANQNLHIAAYGASSPWIPGGWKDYDFWQFSDSGPFSGDSNVFNGTLNELKLFAKSSTSSVETPSIQSTADVVAADDSGTLWNYPATDSGSLGLRQKIGSGWIGLRSIHVIDWNADGVLDIVGQWFSGTLRVYKGLPTGGFASPNTLAGEGWGSHQIAIGLWLNSSNYPQIVSKSETGVLQQWPNTSGNFLGSPKQIGQGWGKLDVKMIDFDGDGKQDLLAQDASGSMIVYRSNGNGAFVYEARKNVATGWSKYTSLSTAKGFTSSTARGLIRRSATGVLDYIDVAETGKFGASKVIGSGWNSYLIAGAEHINLVRPPLQPAVPQITGGSGKAMATVPKSNSGDAATSLTIIAKPSNGRCTVAAGSGSCTISGLTNGTAYTFQATAHNAAGSSPSSGWSQEVIPTHPVERLSGSDRYETAAAVSRDTYAPGVKVVYIANGTTFPDALAGAAAAGTQNSPVLLTKANALPTATINELKRLKPQKIVVLGSNGVINIPVEASLKTYSPSVIRLSGLDRYETTAAVSRDTYAPGVKVAYIANGTTFPDALAGAAAAGTQNSPVLLTKANALPTATINELQRLKPQKIVVLGSNGVINIPVEASLKTYSPSVIRLSGLDRYETTAAVSRDTYAPGVKVAYIANGTTFPDALAGAAAAGTQNSPVLLTKANALPTATINELKRLKPQKIVVLGSNGVITQDMNKRLAQYPW
- a CDS encoding transposase family protein; this encodes MVAHEGGNLSSESCFPLTVTDVSTGWTVNRSVQNRAAKWVFEALQYVMVVFTFPIKGIDSDNGSGFIHQHLFNYCKDHKITFTRSRPYNKNDGAHVEQKNWVRVG
- a CDS encoding acyltransferase family protein, coding for MSRPAPSTSQELRLDLQGLRTLAVGLVIIYHLFPGRLSGGFVGVDIFLVVSGYLIVGSLIRNLTKTGTVDLPTFYARRIRRLLPASTVVLLTVVLATVIVLPQSRWQDVARDVAASALQVQNWNQAFGSASYESAGALVSPVQHFWSLAVEEQFYLVVPLLLLLAVLCGRGLKLDAKKASLGFLVVLAAASFVHSAIFSTQSHDIAYFATSTRIWELALGGITALVIGSMRLTPLSQLAAGWLGLATVLASAMYFQTSMAFPGFVALAPVVGTILIIVAGVPVKDGSVLNPLGFSNVLSLRPMTYIGDISYSLYLWHWPVIVFYILIKGHVPGVLGGAGILVLSLLLASLSFHQVEQRFRFGKQAVQRGGRRFRPRVCNGTAYTLGVSLVVMSLIAAAGPWVTVQVKALQGFAQSQMALPAYPGAMAFDSTRPAAVPADMPIIPDPAIAIKDVPLTNKNGCAVYDPTKIADSQCRYGNPSGSKKIVLIGDSHASQYADPLAAAAAKNGWQVRAMVRNGCPFSASPPASATTTYSNCSSQNKVSLKKILKLKPERVVVAGMTPYGYKKALQWGWSSNESLTDGYIQMLSPLMDAGIQVSVIADTPYPETSIPDCVDKNGSGSAKCSTALKPVNDPLVRAAQKIEGVQIIDLNTYICRNGVCPPVIGNVLVFRDNHLTATFARTLEYPLAKALNLR
- a CDS encoding ABC transporter ATP-binding protein; this encodes MTIAIEVKNIDKQFVLRRSRSIKEVFVWLIKGRKSELSEKFHALKGVDLEVKQGETVALLGFNGSGKSTLLKHISGVMIPDSGTVRTRGRVAGLIEVGAGFHHDLSGRDNVYLNGAILGMTEEQINERFQSIVDFAEIGQFIDTEVKFYSSGMYLRLAFSVAVHTDPEVFLVDEILAVGDEPFQKKCIAKIQELASDGKTLVVVSHDLDLVSRICDRGVLLDHGEVRFDGPIHEAVAKMRGQ
- a CDS encoding ABC transporter permease gives rise to the protein MTQTNGELVRPGVSGGLTDVVRARFLLKLLVRKELKVRYRGSALGLLWSYVKPGVQFVVFYIALGVFLGLEQSPTNKSGLPNYAIYLFSGIVLINFFTEALGNASRSIVGNGGLIKKIYLPRQLFPVASVWVSAVHFFPQIIILITACLFSGWHPSVLQLAAAVAGFIIVALLATGLGLLFGAANVYFRDSENFVDMLLMIATWASPVMYAWTMVQDKIGQAWFFVYQLNPITVAVETFHYAFWLPTTDESAGIPPNLLSFWIPVALLISAAVLVWGQLTFRRLEGRFAQEL
- a CDS encoding glycosyltransferase, producing the protein MEETTPTPETQQWRTLQRVILPEQSQMDTAPLYMDTGTAMGVQLPTVGDNNNMRDAKKSQTVSSPGKEVHVEDFLSRYSTSVRSGERVSFGTYFNAFPASYWRRWTTVENVRLTVSTRGVGAIIVYKSNARGALQRVDSVRVENNEVTNFDLTLKPFGDGGWYWFDLVAGSTPLILKEAEWKSEGEAKKPGSITLEITTLNKTEFCIDNLRLLSENPQALEHVKELIIVDQGTEKVALAAGFAEVAEALSGKLRIIDQDNLGGSGGFARGMYEAVENDSDYALLMDDDVVIEPESIIRLLTFADLCKTPTIVGGHMFDLYNRTVLHTFGEVVNPYSFQPDLPSGDMTLGHDFVGSNLRHTGWMHRRVDVDYNGWWMCLIPTAVIREIGLSLPVFIKWDDVEYGLRAKAAGFPTVSMPGSAVWHVSWIDKDDLVGWQAYFHARNRFIAALIHSPYEFGGKVVRQSYAFDVKHLVSMQYATAQGRIMALRDLLAGPDQLHSMLPGKLPEIRAMMSGHSDSQFSSDPDSYPAPKMDKPPKHGHGVTPPSYVGLLPWAAKTVVRQLSLPVSDSSKNRPQANVAHQDNRWWRMSQFDSAVVSNAEGTGASWYKRDPRQLRKMMAESAKLHAALLRDWQKLSARYKAALTEATSIAAWEKTFAAHSKKNEN